One Plasmodium yoelii strain 17X genome assembly, chromosome: 5 genomic window, taattaaaaaaattataaaaattttttatgtataattatgttatatttacaagtatatatctttatataatacTAGTATaattactaaaaaaatagtacattacaatttttttcttaattgtgtattttttattatatgctgcaaaattaattaataaaataaattataactGATTAAtcaaaaattgttaaaaaaaaaaaaaaaaaaaaaaaaaaaaaaattaatagtacAAGTCCAGTTGTAGAGAGTAAATAAATCGATTAAATTATTTGCAGCATTTAACACAATGTTATATTtgctatatataaatttttttttaacaataatattatatatagaacAATGTAGGTAAACTTAAAACCATTATTTAATACACCCtgaaatacaaaataattaaaataaaaaaaatagcattTTCTTAGTAAACTGatgaagaaaaatattttgttttattgcgtgaaatttatatgaaaaagcaccgttataatatttattgtaAGTAcgtttatattttgttatttattgGAGACTAAGGAATGTtactttatttaaaatagcataatataattaatatatatacatacatacatatatattatgtaagctttattataaatatacaagaaaataaaagaaaaataatacagggatttaataaattatatattaactaGATTAAATGCTaggtttaatatattattttttttttggtgtttttatatataatacctGTTGAAAACACCATAAAAATGTCCCATGGTCATTCGACAATAACATGTTTACAAGATCCTTCCTCGAGAACTGGAAGAGATGGAAATACTCGAGATATTGTAAGATTTGTAAAGCTAGCTCCCCAAAAAAAAGTTACATGGGATAAAAACACAATTGATAATGAACACGCCAACAAAAAATCGTCTAAAGGTAtgtttaacaaaaaaataagatggaaaaaattatgtacagtcaggaaaaaatatgcatagtCAGGAAAAAATATGCACAGTCAGGAAAAATTATGTACAGTCAGGAAAAATTATGTACAGTCaggaaaaaatatgtacataaaaCATTTTCTATGTATATTGTGTTGACAACTATATTAAGAATAGATTGACATTTCTTTCTATGCTCTTTGTGGATTGGCTATGTGTGTATCAGCATACTTATGCATACATGtttgtttgcatatattagcgtattttaaaaagatatatataattttaactttttttagcttgttgtaaatataaaaagcCCAAGAGATTTGATGAAAGTTCTGAATCGGAATCATCAGATAGTGATTTCGAGGGGAATAATAAGAAGTCATGTAAAAAACCAGGGGAAGGTATATATATCATCTGAAATAtggatataaaaatttaaacttatgcatttataatataactcaaaataataaacattataatcattttttacttttttaataGGTGGTTGTAGTGATTGTTCCAAGAGGCTATCAATTAAAACagaaataatagtaatatattaaacaacTTATTTATAACTGTGTGTTTATTTCGTTATATGCTAGctatttattctttttttactGAATTTGTTATacctttttaatattatatatatttattttttagcatCAAAGACACTGAAATAGGACAAGCCTAAATAAggatttctttatttattctatCCTTCACCATactgtattttttttttaaatataatttttagtaataaaaaaaatcgagATCAAATATTCTCAAAATAGTTATCTTATTTATTGAAACCTTATAAAAGTTATAGACAATTGAACTTTCATATGGTTAACACATTTTATCCAAATTTACAAATTTATGGCTAGTAATAGCTATTATTATTCcgtttactatttttttttttcttttattatatacactatttttttcacaCAAAATGTTTAATTTGATTCATCTTATagatattttgtttatatattagtatttttttttttttttttttgatatttttgttaaaatattatatttaaataaaagtaaaCAAAACATTATTGTCTCATATCATGCATTAATATAAacagtatatatttttaattaaaaaaataaaatgaataaataaaactaaacatgaataaataaaactaaaaatggataaataaaactaaacatgaataaataaaactaaaaatgaataaataaaactaaCAAAATGTAGTGGGATGGTCAAAGTCAGATTTTATGCATCCCATTTATAGTGGTCTGCAATTGTTAAATATAAAGTtctgttattattattattggcGAGAGGTGGAGAAGGTTGTTTGTTTCTGAATCGACTTTCCTGAAATGTGGCTTTTTGtgtaactttatttttttctttggtTGGTTCATAACCATACTCATAAAACATTTGTATCCATAATCGATGAGAAATATGATGACCAGAATTAACTAAATATTcagtttttttaaaaatacaagaaccattatatttgtttaaaacAGATAACatacatttaatatattctaaaaaaagtaatgataaaaattctGGACGTCTtctaaaatgaaataaattccACATTAATTCATCATCATTAATTTGCAATCTTTTGAAATATTCTGAAATAAATTGAGTAAGTGTTATATTTTCTGATTTAAAATAAGTACTCCCttgtatttcatttttaatattacatGTATGTGGTAATGGATTATTGTGATTACAAGTTTTAATTAGATTTTCAGTAAAATAATCTgaacttataaatatatttgaagtCATAgaattttttgtaataatacaaaagcttttatttttttctaattcgTTAAAAACTAAAGAATAATTGGTTCTGTCTATTGGTCTCAAAGTACCagctttaaaaaaaaaaaaattgattaCATTTTTCCAATAatgtatatttgtttttatttcattgtctttaaaagataatgaatataatttttttcgtaGATATAAACTCACAACTTCGTTATCTATTTTTGAACATTCTTTAAATCTCATTAATGTTTGAAAATccataaaatttaaaatatagcTAATTAAGTTATgttttataaacatttttttttcatttttttggaaaaaaatatcatgTAAAGAACATTTTTCTTGTGGTGGATTAGCTAAAGAGTcgatcataaaaaaaaaaaaaaattatataataaaaattatataataaaaataatttcaaaTGTTTTGAGAATTGAAAAAAAGACCTACCTAAGATTTctttcatatataaattaatgtgTTCTTCTGAATATTTTgagaatttattttttactatttcaTTAATTGTATTTAGAGCATTTTCTCTATCTTTAtcatcttctttttttttctgtaaGGCTTTTCTACTTGATTTTTTATAGTCCCATTTAGGAATAGCATCTTCATTTTTGGGTACACTTTGTGATCTTATtattaaagaaatataattGGCATTAGATTGTATAAAGTTATAGAGTTTCTTATAAAATTTTCCGTCTTCtgtgaaaataatgaaaaaaatattgtgaAATAAAGATATGCATACATAATTATTGATAAAAACAAAAGTATACAAATAAAGGAAAAGATATTTTGTGACACAATCATTAATTTATGATGAGACAAACTTAAACAATTTGTTATAAAATTGTACATTAACAAGATAGTTATATTttctactattttttttttccatatatacatgtatggTCATACTGTTAACTACAATAGAAAATGCTTCCACTTCATCATCACTATCTGATAAAATTTGTGACTTGGAATTTTTGTTAGCTTCATAATTAGTGCGTagatttaatttaatatttaaattggaattactcattttttatcacatcctttttattaattttgttttttttttgtttttttttttaatatatttcaggttatatttacaatatatcgattttcattttgaaaaatgtaaattatcataaaataagtttagaaaaaaaaatattaacagcTAGCGATTGTAAATGGTGATTTTATGTGTATAAAGGTTAAATGgaaatttgataaaaattaaataacatAAAGAGATAACAAAAGTGCATTGAAactaagaaaaaataatcataCAAATAAATGTGTAAGTATATGCatgaaaatttataattgtaaaaatgTGTATTTGTGATATAATAATGTGAAACAActttatatgataaaaaaaaaaaaaaaaaaaaaaaactactACAAGTTTAGTGGAAGAATGTTTGGTTCTATTAACATTCTCTTATTTTTCATACTAACAGAATTAacatcaattttattttttatcatccacttttttcttttatatatgtaataacaAATAATTAAACTTAAGATAATTGGAAGTAATATGCAAACGTATAGTGTGTATAATCCATTATATCCAGTTAGGCACATATCACATCTATAGctgttttttaattcatcgtattttattatgccctagaaataaaaaagtaaacACAATTATCGCATGAACTATTTTTGTACTATCAAGAagtgcaaaaaaaaaaaaaaaaaaaaaaaaaaaaaaaatatatatatacatgccgTGCAGAACCTATCGGGTTTACATAAGATTTATGTAATAGTgtcttattttttctctgCACATGAAATTAAATGAGAACTTACATCTCGTTCGAAAAGTAGAACAGTTTCATAGTATTTCAAATGGCTACTAAATATTCTCTCAGCAATTACATCTGATTTCATTTGAGATGCATCTTCCGTTTTTTGAATAGATAAATAGATTAATTGTTTATTTGGTTTAAGGAGTGATATAACTTTATTAAGGGTATATGTACTAAGACCCCTAGAAAAGAATCCAGTAAAAGTAGGTGGTtctaatttatttgtatatatgcatgtacCCATGAGTTTTATTCTTTCTTTATCTGGCCCTTTATTAATTGAAAACATAATTTCTGATAGAACCATATTATTCATATGATCTAAAAgcattttaatatttatgttaGTATCAGTTAATATAATAAGACTTAATGTTACATCATcatttatgaattttttttcttttgtttcATCAACATTTTCTGAATAGAGTAGCTGAAATTGtgtatcttcatttttagaACTTATTATAGGTTCATGTATTTCCTGTATaatagttttatatataacatcTGAATCAAAATATGTAGGATTATTTGTATATCcatcaattatatattgtttaacAGTTTTAATAAGTATTATCCCCTCATTAATTTTAagattgtttttatatttattttctattttagtaaaatagtttttttccatattatattttcttgatttatataatccatttattgtttttatatatattggtaCTACATCTATATacttaaaataatatatatcatcagtagattctaaaaaaaatatttttttaaataaaacaaataaattttgGATAAGTTTTTctccatatttattttttaaatatatctcATCATATAAAGATAGTAAATTATTTCCATTCAAagatttaatatgaaaattttCTTTCACTTTTATAAACACATTAAtctcttttttatatatatctattattttattattatgatcatttattattgaaataaaaaatgagaaatatttaaaagttTTTGATATCATATACTTTACTTCGTCTTTGTATTTTTGGTCAGATATTTCTGCATAGTTAGTAGACAATATAATTAACAACAATTTATGAAAGATGTATCAAACTTTTTCATTTCGAAGAGGATATGCAGTGAAATCATGTTGTATAGGTATATATAACGATGTATATAGAGAGAGATGCATAAAGAGAGATGTATAGAGAGAGATGTATAGAGAGAGATGCATAGAGAGAGATGCATAGAGAGAGAGATATGCTTTAGAGCTGTTGCACATTTCTTTTACCTAATTTGTCTAAAATGAAAGGAAGTATTGTCAATTGCATACTAAATTCTTCAACGGAAAAAATTGAATCATAACAAACTTCCAAAGTTAAATTTGAAATGTTTCTAAACGTGGGGCTAGCCATTCTTAATTCATTATACATTTGTATAAAATTGATTCCTTGtgttttcatctttttttctatttcctCAATCTGGGATAAAAAATTAGAAGTCATAGAGCGGTAGATGTGGTAGAGCGGTAGATGTGGTAGAGCGGTAGAAGTGGTAGAGCGGTAGATGTGGTAGAGCGGTAGAAGTGGTAGAAATAAATGTCgcgaatatattttcattatgaaGTTTTGGAAATTTTTCGAATTactgatgataataaaagtTGTGGAAGTTTAAAATCAGCAAAAATCCACTGGGTCATGTTTtgtgaatttttatttaaatatgacaatttttcttttactatcaatatttctttttcataattttgatCGGGATAAGAATTAAAAACTTTTTGAGTTAATGTGCACcttaacatattatataaatataaaaaggaaaaatatgaaaatattgtagaatcatttaaaatataatttttcatcacattttttatttcgtcCATGGATAGATGTTCAGCTTTAAGGGATAggggaaaaagaaaaaggagaaagaaatggaaaatattggaaaaaatggaaaatattgGAAAGAAATTAGAAACATCATTGGAccttttttattgttattatttatgacACTATTAttgtattcattatttttatatttttatttacaaacCATTTTCTGCTATTTGAAAAGGAAAtgtgtaaaataaaatcaagAGAAATGGCAAAATACTTTTCATGttaatatatacttattaattattttgaaaatggcgtattaataaaaatttatttaatctGCAATATTTAGGGTTGTACATATGTAGAGAAAGGTATAACCAAAAATGTTATGTACACAACCAAAAATGTTATGTATACAaccaaaaatattatgtatacAACCAAAATtgttatgtatatatatgtgtgtgtgtgaaATATTTGGGTGAACTCACTTTTATACGAGATAAATTGATGATTTATTTAAGCATTACAAATTAGAATAAGATTAAAAAAACGGAATTTTTTGCAAAAtagaataaaattttcattgaAGTTTTCACAAATCTGTGCATTAATGATGtaacaaaaaatgaagaaaaataaaagacaaaaaatgaagaaaaataaaagacaaaaaataaaagaaaaataaaagaaaaataaaagacaaaataaaagaaaaataaatgacaaaataaacGAGCAAATTCTGCAAATATGTTACATTTCCAGaatgttatttataatattaaagtGGGCAATGTagctgtttttttttttttttaaataaataaaatagatgATTTAAAAACTGAATTATTTGGGGTTATCTAACAAAAAGATGGTAGATATATCTAGgtaaatttttttgtgttCATAATGTACCAATCttattgttttttcttttattattggAACAAAGAAACTAcaagaaaataaagaaaaaaaatataaataaaatgtggtgtgtatttttgaatttggtaattaaaatataaataaaaatagaaatgataaaattgtattaatactcatatgtattattctaaataattataaaataaatggagTTGTATAGAATATAAGTGAAACTTAATgtgtcaaaaaaaaaaaaatatatatatatgtatgtaaataaataaataaataagtagttgtgatttattataaaatttatttcttactaattaattttttttttaatattctttaattcattttcagTCAATTCATAAAGGGATTCCTTATTGGTATTGGCGTCAGAAGAATGAAACAAAATTTCTTCGTCATGTTGAAAATGTGAATTTTCATGTTTAGTTGCTTCtcttaaattatcataaatatCATCACAAAAATcacatttataaatttttttatatgaatatcCTTCAAAATTTTCTAATGaattgtaataatttttgtctccttttattttatctgaTTCATTAGTATCAAAATTTTCTTCAGTTATTTTTTCTTCAGTTATTTTTTCTTCAGTTATTTTTTCTTCAGTTATTTTTTCTTCAGTTATTTTTTCTTCAGTTTGATAAAGATTAAAATTTTTACGGTTGATAAGTACCTTAATAGGTGCatgtttttttcttaaattttGAGTATTTTCGCTAGCTTGGCTAGCctttaaaatgttaaatattttatttattgataCATTTTGATTAAGctcaattttaattaaatctTCAGAAATATCTTGTACTGCTTTATTACATATGTAGTCATATTTAgaaacaaaagaaaaaacagTTCCTATTGGTATATTAGTAgaatcattaaaaatatatatatcaaaattaaTCAAATCTgtagatatatatttattttcaccaATATCtggaaaattttttttatcatcacaTATAAGACATCCTTTTAATCTTAAGGCATCAGTTcgtgaatatattttttcaattttaatataaagaaaTCCAATTTTTAATGATTCTTTTACATATGTGATTTTTATAGGTATAGGATATGGATAGgaattcataaaaatataacgaTAACTATTTTCTTTAAATCTAATATCATTAAAAGTTGTAAAACTTACTACTTTTAGGCATCCTTGTAATCCATGTACTCCTACAATTTCACCAATAACAGAAAATTCATTTATAAATgagatattatttttgtttatatttttgccgatatttttttccacGTTTTTGATTTGGCTTGTTTGTGAATGATTAGTAGtacttatattattttctaaataattattttttttaataaaatctAAATCATTTGGTCTCATAGAATCtgcataataattttttattaaaagatcTGGAAGATTATTATTACTAGcgtttatattattattttttttttttaaattttttaagtcTTCCAATGATTCTAcatatgttaatatattatcatcattttgtattatattactaaaaagttgattattatcatatattgtattatcgagattattttttatatttatttttcctgCTTTAGAATATTTGCTTcgtttataatattttgtatcTGTCAAAAATTGTCTCTTTTTATTTCGTTCTTCTTCTTTGTCTTCATTtggtaaaatattattttccttATCTATTATGGGGTTTTGAGATGTGTCGATTTTTGATATTTCCTTTATGCCACCATTTTTTATGCCACCATTTTTTATGTCACCATTTTTTATGTCACCATTTTTTATGCCACCATTTTTTATGCCACCATTTTTTATGCCACCATTTTTTATGTCACCATTTTTTATGCTACCATTGTTTATGTCACCATTTTTTATGTCACCATTTTTTATGTCACCATTTTTTATGCTACCATTGTTTATGTCACCATTTTTTATGTCACCATTTTTTATGTCACCATTTTTTATGTCACCATTTTTTATGCCACCATTGTTTATGTCACCATTTTTTATGTCACCATTTTTTATGTCACCATTTTTTATGCCACCATTTTTTATGTCACCATTTTTTATGCCACCATTGTTTATGTCACCATTTTTTATGTCACCATTTTTTATGTCACCATTTTTTATGTCACCATTTTTTATGCTACCATTGTTTATGTCACCATTTTTTATGTCACCATTTTTTATGCTACCATTGTTTATGTCACCATTTTTTATGTCACCATTTTTTATGCTACCATTGTTTatgtcatttttttcgtcCGAAGAATAAGCATGCATggttatgatttttttttgatttttggCAAAAATATTTCTATTGCTTATGGTGTGATGACTTGAAAACGTTTTATTTCGCACCTTGATTTTGTTCAAATGTGAAAGtgtgttattttttaaaaaaaaaaaaaacaaatttctTTTTGTATCTTTCCTACTTTTATTTTCCACTTGATTTGTATATTGATATGTTTCTGTGTATGGTATGTCTCtctttgtatatatttgttttccttcattttttttataaccaTTTAAAAATGGTATATCTCTAATTAATGGTGAACTAGccatttttgatattttattcCAGGCCAAACTATTGACCCCCTTCTCagcaaacaaaaaaaaactaaacaGAATAATTATTCCTCTCAATTTTCCAAAacattttatcatttacGTATGTATTTTAACTCATCAAGGTGAGGAACAAAGATAAATAGAAGAGCTAGCGAATTAGCAAGCTAAATATTTCTTTCTTCTCACAAAAAAGGAagaaagcaaaaaaaaaaaaaaaaaaatatatatatatatatacatatctCAATTTTaggagaaaaaaattaatatttatattttagttGTGTTATTACATTTAATCATGGATAACTTAGTATTTTAATTTGTGAGCgcttttcttcattattaatttatatatatatatatatacatatatataaattttataatagccgtgaaaaaaaaagaatatataaatactcATAAAAGAGGCTAGAGCGAATTTCACTTTTCTGCTACCAcaataacatttattttccCCTTTTATAGGCAAACAATTTATTACACTTTctcaatttttattttattttattttactttactttattttttgttaatataagataaaggaaaattctttttttgtttgtaaaaacttatttacattttaaatttactaaactcaaaaaataaaaaaagaaaagaaacgGTTGACATATAAGGTGAAATAAATATGGATATCTGGTAAGAGCTTATCAAagagtatatatttttttatacaaatttataaatggatttatttttaatattaatatatatacatatgtatgtatataatagAAAGCGATTGTATTAGGATATTAAAAGTGTATgtgattatattttattgttccttacataattatttttcgaatgcaaataaaataatagaaattCCCCAAACACATCCCCAAAAAAAGAAGAGAATAAGACTTGTTTATTTTGAGAACCTTATTATGTTTCTAAAATAAGGGAGTGCCACTCATTTTATTGTGTATAAGTGTTTCACAATTTGAGACTAAgttttgtatatatacatatgcacattatgaatattttaaaaaaaaaaaaaggaaaaaaatagatTTTTTATTGTTCTTATGAATATTCCTAATTTCCAATAACTTCCCATATGTTATATAATTGAGATAAAGCTAATTCATGGATTAAGTTATTTCATTTCTAGCTCTTACTCTATATATACTTTAGTTTTGATTAGCATCATTTTGATTAGCATCATTTTGATTAGCATCATTTTGATTAGCATCATTTTGATaaagaatattattttatcacaATGAAACAAACATATAAAATggattatatataatgtaaaatatttatttttatcagtttttttttttttttttttttttttttgtataatctTTGgcttttatcattttcttatTTAGTATgatgattatatattttttaaaaataatgtgaAATAAAATTCCGCATTTAAATTGCAAAGGGGGGGGAGGGAAAAAAGGAGACGCAAAATGATgagaaataaaaagaaaataacaaaatggaaaaaaaaaaatataatttcaaaggtttaataaaaaaaaaaatatatatattgcttGATCATAATGTGCTATTTATGTAAatactttattttatattatttatttaaaaaaaaattccaataaatttgtttttatatgaGCTTAATTAAGCCCTTGACAATAATACGCAAAAAGGTATATATGCCCATATAGCaaacttattttatatatgcataactTTGATATactaagaaaaaaatatttttttttttttcatttttttataatcaattttcatttcatttttcccttttttttaatttttttttttttccattttatatctatatatatatatatattttttttttttctttatgaATGTATTGAAATCCAGAATTACAAAGTTTTATTCcattcattttatatttgttataaatacatttttttgtgttcatgatatatatatatatatatatatatatgtaaaaaggaataaattataaaaagatattttttgcatgatatttcatattatatatatatatattttaagcatatatatttttataagattattatggaaaatattaaaattctTACATATGGAAAAtacgaaaaatatatatgataaagaattcataaaaataataattataaatttagttagcaaaatatattacaaaataatttacaaaGTTTGGGTAGTATTATCACAATTTGTTGGggttatattaatatatgtatacatatgtggacatatgtatgtatatgtgaATATTACATTCGCTTGCCTATCTTTTTATGCATGTAcagtttaatatatatttatataaatgcgtgaaatataaatttacagAAAAGATAATccaatatattattaataaataagtatatatatatatatatatatatatatatatatatatacatacatgcatacatacatacatagcGTTCTTCAGTGTGTTTATgcttatatacatatgtaaatatatatgtgtatgtgTATGTGTATATGGtcgattttataaaataaatacatatttcAATTTATTCGAATATTTTGTTACtactatattataattaattatttatttttatatatttaatgtaAATCTTCGCGCATATATACTATatgattatattatattatatacttattacattttcttatatttatttagcCTTATGTagttatttgtttatttttttttttgcgtctatatttattcaatttctttcataattattaataccTTTTAAGACCTTTTTTCCGCTCTATTTGTGCATACAAAAAGGAATGTGAAAAGAAAACAGAAATGAGCGAATGTAAATAAACAAACAAACTATGCATGTACAcctatatgtatatatttataaatatcaagaataaaataaagaatgtatgaaaatataacaatattcattattctatttaaaatacatatacaatgtaaatataatatatatgggtaaattatattttataaaaaaaaaaagactgtagctatttttttttatagcatGCCTGTGACCATTTTtacatcataaaaatattagacGTTTCTTGGGGTtaatctttttatttttatttctatttttatttttcatgttTGTTAATTTGTAATAATTAGGTCttttaatgatattatatatctGTTATACATAAGTGCATATGTATATGGATTTATAGTTATACACACTTTTATAACAATTAAATAAATC contains:
- a CDS encoding ribosome maturation factor RimM, putative, whose translation is MIKCFGKLRGIIILFSFFLFAEKGVNSLAWNKISKMASSPLIRDIPFLNGYKKNEGKQIYTKRDIPYTETYQYTNQVENKSRKDTKRNLFFFFLKNNTLSHLNKIKVRNKTFSSHHTISNRNIFAKNQKKIITMHAYSSDEKNDINNGSIKNGDIKNGDINNGSIKNGDIKNGDINNGSIKNGDIKNGDIKNGDIKNGDINNGGIKNGDIKNGGIKNGDIKNGDIKNGDINNGGIKNGDIKNGDIKNGDIKNGDINNGSIKNGDIKNGDIKNGDINNGSIKNGDIKNGGIKNGGIKNGGIKNGDIKNGDIKNGGIKNGGIKEISKIDTSQNPIIDKENNILPNEDKEEERNKKRQFLTDTKYYKRSKYSKAGKINIKNNLDNTIYDNNQLFSNIIQNDDNILTYVESLEDLKNLKKKNNNINASNNNLPDLLIKNYYADSMRPNDLDFIKKNNYLENNISTTNHSQTSQIKNVEKNIGKNINKNNISFINEFSVIGEIVGVHGLQGCLKVVSFTTFNDIRFKENSYRYIFMNSYPYPIPIKITYVKESLKIGFLYIKIEKIYSRTDALRLKGCLICDDKKNFPDIGENKYISTDLINFDIYIFNDSTNIPIGTVFSFVSKYDYICNKAVQDISEDLIKIELNQNVSINKIFNILKASQASENTQNLRKKHAPIKVLINRKNFNLYQTEEKITEEKITEEKITEEKITEEKITEENFDTNESDKIKGDKNYYNSLENFEGYSYKKIYKCDFCDDIYDNLREATKHENSHFQHDEEILFHSSDANTNKESLYELTENELKNIKKKINYFFVPIIKEKTIRLVHYEHKKIYLDISTIFLLDNPK
- a CDS encoding protein phosphatase inhibitor 3, putative; the protein is MSHGHSTITCLQDPSSRTGRDGNTRDIVRFVKLAPQKKVTWDKNTIDNEHANKKSSKACCKYKKPKRFDESSESESSDSDFEGNNKKSCKKPGEGGCSDCSKRLSIKTEIIHQRH